The proteins below come from a single Cannabis sativa cultivar Pink pepper isolate KNU-18-1 chromosome 3, ASM2916894v1, whole genome shotgun sequence genomic window:
- the LOC115708910 gene encoding protein TERMINAL FLOWER 1 has protein sequence MARILEPLVVGRVIGDVLESFSPSIKMSVSYNKKQVCNGHELFPSVVISKPRVEIQGADMRSFFTLVMTDPDVPGPSDPYLREHLHWIVTDIPGTTDATFGREVVSYESPKPNIGIHRFVFVLFKQKCRDSVSIPSSKDHFNTKSFAAQNDLGLPVAAVYFNAQRETAARRR, from the exons atggcAAGAATATTAGAGCCTCTTGTGGTTGGAAGAGTGATAGGAGATGTTCTAGAGTCTTTCAGTCCATCCATAAAAATGTCTGTCTCTTATAACAAGAAGCAAGTCTGTAATGGACATGAGCTCTTTCCTTCAGTTGTCATCTCCAAACCTAGGGTTGAGATTCAAGGAGCTGATATGAGATCCTTCTTCACACtg gtcATGACAGATCCAGATGTTCCTGGCCCAAGTGATCCTTACTTAAGGGAGCACCTTCACTG GATTGTGACAGACATACCAGGCACCACAGACGCTACATTTG GAAGGGAAGTGGTGAGCTATGAGAGCCCAAAGCCAAATATAGGAATTCACAGGTTCGTATTTGTTCTGTTCAAACAGAAATGCCGAGACTCGGTGAGTATACCAAGCTCAAAGGATCATTTCAACACAAAAAGCTTCGCTGCTCAAAACGACCTCGGTCTTCCTGTCGCTGCCGTTTATTTCAACGCTCAGAGAGAAACCGCAGCTAGAAGACGCTAG
- the LOC133035614 gene encoding uncharacterized protein LOC133035614, which produces MELLQSMVPRNQKNKQKWVADQHRQTFIGWLRNTIISKLNEPNHGVSDVLSRIALGPTFAVAKHEAYIVRGKRFHTKSRDDAREVQNSGIRIVAETMHFASAKDRNPVLGTMTYYGVIEEIWELNYFAFRIPLFKCSWVDNNVGVKTDELGFTLVDLSKRGSKNDPFIMASQAAQVFYISDPANDKWSIVLSTPERRFLETEEDEENADLCYDDFIAGQPIHDQLMGIDRNIEEDDAEYIRNDINEGIWVNCDSGKHKQKKKRKRV; this is translated from the coding sequence atggagctgttacaatcaatggttccaagaaatcaaaaaaataaacaaaaatgggttgcagACCAACATCGTCAAACTTTCATTGGGTGGTTAAGGAATACCATTATATCAAAGTTGAACGAACCGAATCATGGAGTATCTGATGTGTTGAGTCGTATTGCCCTTGGACCAACTTTTGCGGTTGCAAAGCATGAAGCGTACATTGTAAGGGGTAAACGTTTTCATACAAAGTCAAGAGATGATGCTCGAGAGGTTCAAAATAGTGGTATACGTATTGTCGCAGAAACTATGCACTTTGCAAGTGCAAAAGATAGAAACCCTGTTTTAGGTACTATGACGTATTACGGGGTCATTGAAGAAATATGGGAGCTCAATTATTTTGCGTTCCGAATTCCACTTTTTAAATGTTCTTGGGTTGACAACAACGTTGGAGTAAAAACTGACGAGCTTggttttactttggttgatttaagtaagagaggaagcaagaatgatccattcatcatggctagccaagcagctcaagttttttacatttctgatccggctaatgataaatggtctattgttttatcgacaccagagaggaggttcttagagactgaagaggatgaggagaATGCTGACTTATGTTACGATGACTTCATTGCTGGACAACCAATTCATGATCAACTTATGGGAATTGATCGTAATATTGAAGAAGACGACGCTGAATACATTAGAAATGATATCAATGAGGGAATATGGGTCAATTGTGATTCaggcaaacataaacaaaaaaagaaaagaaaacgtgtctaa